The nucleotide sequence taaaattgtgtatgtttagcaagcatacataaatataaatgttttttgttgaGTTGATTGAGTATGGAGTGCATTCCAATTCTGTCGAAAGCTTTTGCGAAATCTAGGGATATGATGGATGCGTGGTTTCTTTTTGAGATAGCTCTTGCTAATAGATGGTCAACTAGCAGTAGACTGTCCATAGCTGATTTACCTTTTCTGAAACCAGTTTGGCTGTTTTGGATAAGTTTGTCGTTTAGTACAAGCCACCACAGTCGTTTTGCTATAATTTTATCCAGAATTTTTGATAGGCATGAGTTTAGTGAGATTGGCCGGTATGAATTTAGGTTGGTTTTGTCAGCGTTTGGTTTTATTATTGGTATTAACAGACTATTTTTGTAGGCTTGTGGGATGTAGTTATTTAGTATTGAGTTTTGCAGGtttattattcaattttttgttgttttatcTATGTTTTTTTTCATTGTATAGTTAATTCTGTCCAGTCCGGGTGTGTTTCCTTttagtgtgtttagtgctGCTGAGAATTCTATTgatgttatgggcttttctGTTTCTATTGCTCTTTTGCTTGGAATGTATGACAGGGTGTGTGTGTTATTAAGTGATGTTTGCTTTTGATGTATGAATGTAGTGGTAAAATTTGTATCGGATGAAATTTCTgaaaaatttttgcaaaataagACTGCGATTTCTGGTTTGTGGGTGGTGTTTTGATTTGTGGTTGGGTTAAATATGCAGTGTATGTTTTTTTGAGGGTTGAGTCCGCAAAATCGTCGGATGTTGCTCCAGATTGTTTTTGGGGGTGTCTCGGGTGAGATTTGGGAAGTGAAGTTGTTTATACTTTGTTTTTTATCTTGTTTTAGTGTTAGTCTAAATAGTGCATTTGCTTTTTTGTACTTCAGGATGTTTTCTGTAGTTATGTTTCTTTTTAGATCGTTCCATTTCTTCATTTTGTCTACTCTCAATCGGCTAAGGTTATTGTTCCACCATGGTACATTTTGGGTCTTTCTTATCGGGTGTGTTTGGGGTATTGCCTTGTGGGCGCTGGAGAGGacgattttaaaatatataactttaaaggtagtaaaaaatatgacagtgtGTATGTCGTtggctttaattttgcaaaggcctacagaaatgggtcttctttccatctttgaaaacccattacttggtcaaaaggactcggatttcgatatggcataccttaataggcttgtgaaatgattgtgttgctatgtgcattaaaggtcgtaaaaatatgaccgtttttatgtcattggttttaattttgcgaaggcttacagaaatgggacttctttccatacttaaaagaccataacttggtcaaaaggactcggatttcgatatggcatacctttatgggcctgtgggatgattatgttgcaatctgcattaaaatatataactttaaaggtagtaaaaaatatgacatttttaagctatgaaaaaataaaaagcgtGCTAGATTAGATAATGTATGagctttgatagctgaaataaaatacagtttctgtaaaacatagaaaaattaaaataagtaccaaataataaaaaaattaaattaaatgttttcctAGAGGTTCCAGAACATTGTTAAGCTATGGAAAATTATAAATTGTGCTAGATTAGACAATATATGAGCTTTGATAGCTaatataaaatacagtttctgtaaaacttagcaaaattaaaatcagtaacaaataataaaaaaaaataaaattaaatggtTCCCTAGAGCTTCCAGAACACTTTTAAGCCATGGAAAATTAAAACCcatgctagattagccaatatataaCCTTTGATAGTTGAAATAAAagacagtttctgtaaaacttagcataactaaaatcagtaccaaattataaaaacataaaattaaatgttttaatatgGGTTCCAGAACATTTTTAAGCtgtggaaaattaaaatccgtgctagattagccgatatatgagctttgatagctgaaataaaatacagtttctgtaaaacttggcaatattaaaattagtaccaaataataaaacaataaaaattattgtttccctagaggttccaaaacatttttaagctGTGGAAAATTcaaatccgtgctagattagcctaTTGgctaatttttatacccgtaactcgtagagtaaaagggtatactagattcgtcggaaagtatgtaacaagcaaaaggaagcgtttccgaccccataaagtgtatatattcttgatcaggattactagccgagtcgatctagccatgcccgtctgtccgtctgtccatctgtccgtctgtccggatgaacgctgagatctcggaaactatgagagctaggctattgagatttggcgtacagattcctgagcttcttacgcagcgcaagtttgtttcagtagactgccacgcccactctaacgcccacaaaccgccctaaaatgtaactcctacagttttgatgctagatagaaaattttaactgaaatgtattagtcttgtcaatacctatcgattgaccaaaaaaaaattttgctacgcccactctaacgcccacaaacctccaaagaaaaaagctatgacgtcagagccagacaatgcgaaatgtttttacgcgtgtatgtgtgtgtatgtaaatagttgccggccgaacttagcggcaaagaaaaaagccctgccggcgctcagagagagcaaagtgcgcggctaacttattctattgaataatacaccctttatccatttgtcccattgacgggcaaaaaccttaaaatatctgtacatctttatttatctctttcaaagaatatgaattagcttaataaatacctatacattgtcccaaaaaaacttttccgttttcagtccaatgctctcaaaccaaagtagttaggacaagccttgacactagagccagaaaacgacatacatacatacatatgtatttatgcatgtgtgtggacgtaaaaaattgcaatctaatatccgcggcaaatagaattctttcaaacaaagctattcaaccaaatattttgaaatacagaatgtgccttaaaattgtgtatgtttagcaagcatacataaatataaatgttttttgttgaGTTGATTGAGTATGGAGTGCATTCCAATTCTGTCGAAAGCTTTTGCGAAATCTAGGGATATGATGGATGCGTGGTTTCTTTTTGAGATAGCTCTTGCTAATAGATGGTCAACTAGCAATAGACTGTCCATAGCTGATTTACCTTTTCTGAAACCAGTTTGGCTGTTTTGGATAAGTTTGTCGTTTAGTACAAACCACCACAGTCGTTTTGCTATAATTTTATCCAGAATTTTTGATAGGCATGAGTTTAGTGAGATTGGCCGGTATAAATTTAGGTTGGTTTTGTCAGTGTTTGGTTTTATTATTGGTATTATCAGACTATTTTTGTAGGCTTGTGGGATGTAGTTATTTAGTATTGAGTTTTGCAGGtttattattcaattttttgttgttatacccgttactcgtagagtaaaagggtatactagattcgtcggaaagtatgtaacagacagaaggaagcgtttccgaccccacaaagtatatatattcttgatcaggatcactagccgagtcgatctagccatgtccgtctgtccgtctgtccgtctgtccggatgaacgctgagatctcggaaactatgggagctaggctattgagatttggcgtgcagattcctgagcttcttacgcagcgcaagtttgtttcagcacagtgccacgcccactctaacgcccacaaaccgcccaaaactgtggctcctacagttttgatgctagaataaaaattttaactgaaatgtattgttctcatcaatacctatcgattgacccaaaaaaaagtttgccacgcccactttaacgcccacaagccgcgaaaacctgtgacgcccacaattttcatgctagataaaaaattttaactgaaatgtgttggtctcgtcgatacctatcgattggtcaaaaaaaaaatttgccacgcccactctaacgcccataacgcttaaatctgtataccgccggtaggtggcgcattttaatctcgctttgctgcttgcatatctccatttagctgagtaacgggtatctgatagtcgaggtactcgactatagcgttcttccttgttttatctATGTTTTTTTTCATTGTATAGTTAATTCTGTCCAGTCCGGGTGTGTTTCCTTttagtgtgtttagtgctGCTGAGAATTCTATTgatgttatgggcttttctGTTTCTATTGCTCTTTTGCTTGGAATGTATGACAGGGTGTGTGTGTTATTAAGTGATGTTTGCTTTTGATGTATGAATGTAGTGGTAAAATTTGTATCGGATGAAATTTCTgaaaaatttttgcaaaataagTCTGCGATTTCTGGTTTGTGGGTGGTGTTTTGATTTGTGGTTGGGTTAAATATGCAGTGTATGTTTTTTTGAGGGTTGAGTCCGCAAAATCGTCGGATGTTGCTCCAGATTGTTTTTGGGGGTGTCTCGGGTGAGATTTGGGAAGTGAAGTTGTTTATACTTTGTTTTTTATCTTGTTTTAGTGTTAGTCTAAATAGTGCATTTGCTTTTTTGTACTTCAGGATGTTTTCTGTAGTTATGTTTCTTTTTAGATCGTTCCATTTCTTCATTTTGTCTACTCTCAATCGGCTAAGGTTATTGTTCCACCATGGTACATTTTGGGTCTTTCTTATCGGGTGTGTTTGGGGTATTGCCTTGTGGGCGCTGGAGAGGacgattttaaaatatataactttaaaggtagtaaaaaatatgacagtgtGTATGTCGTtggctttaattttgcaaaggcctacagaaatgggtcttctttccatctttgaaaacccattacttggtcaaaaggactcggatttcgatatggcataccttaatgggcttgtgaaatgattgtgttgctatgtgcattaaaggtcgtaaaaatatgacagtttttatgtcattggttttaattttgcgaaggcttacagaaatgggacttctttccatacttaaaagaccataacttggtcaaaaggactcggatttcgatatggcatacctttatgggcctgtgggatgattatgttgcaatctgcattaaaatatataactttaaaggtagtaaaaaatatgacatttttaagctatgaaaaaataaaaagcgtGCTAGATTAGATAATGTATGagctttgatagctgaaataaaatacagtttctgtaaaacatAGAAATccgacaacaacaacgacggTTCCCTAGCCAAGGTCTCGCCGTTTACACTGAAGAAAATCATTGACGTGACCGTTGGAGGAGTAGTTGAAGAATGCAAGAAACTCAGAGATGGAAATATTTTgatcaaaaccaaaaaccaGACCCAAACGGACAAACTCTTAAATCTAAAAATGATCCCCGGCGACATCCCTGTAACAGTCTCAGAACATCGATCATTAAACACCTGCAAAGGAGTCATATACTGCCCAGACTTAAATGGAATCGATACCGAGGAAATCCTGGATAACTTAAAATCCCAAAAAGTAGtagaaataagaaaaattaccAAGCTGATACAACGCAAGCCAACTGACACAGGattattaataataacttTTTCGCTACAAAACATCCCGGAATTTATTTACGTCGGTTACGAACGTGTTAAGGTACGCACTTACATTCCACCAGTAATGCGTTGCTTTAACTGCCTGCGAATCGGACACCCATCCAAGTACTGCAAAAACGCCGAACTATGCCTTTCGTGCAGTCAACCAGCCCACATCAATCTCGAACTGGGAGAGTCATGCACCAATAACTTAAGTTGCATCAACTGCGCGGACAGAAAATACCCCAACAACAATCACCATGCCAGAGATAAGGTATGTCCTGTCCTTATCACCTACAAGGAAATCCAAGCAATCAAGGCCATTCAAAAAGTAAACAACCGCGAAGCTTGGACCATTTATAAGACAAGACACCAACATGACGGATCCCTCTACTCTACAGTGGCTAGTCCTAACCACGGCAGGCCGCAACAACAAGCCgcaaaaatctcctcaacagacTTCACACCACCGCCGACAACAACAACCCAACAACAAGATACAACGGACAATAAGAAGAACGGAGCAGATCAACCCTCCTGCAGTAATATTCGACCTTCAATTCAATATGAAAGCGAGGAAGAGATGGCTACAGCTTCTGACACCTCGCAACCACCTACTAACGATAAGTCTAATTTCACTACTAAAATCTAACCTTCCAAACTATCCAAAAGAGAGAAAAGATTCGTTAAACAAGATTATATGCTAACTAGGTCCAAAATTAAGGCCACAGTCAACTCCACCaatacaaaaacaacaaactaAATCCTAAGTTACACTTTAAGCCATTACATTACCAACTAAATATTATGACTATTTCAATACTACAATGGAATATGAACGGCTACTTAAACCACTACAAACAACTCCAACTCCTGATAAAAAAATACACTCCACAAATTATATGCCTTCAAGAAACTCACCTAATACCCTATAAAAACTTTCCCACTCCAATCAATTATACTATATATACTCTAAACTCTGCTGTCAATGCCTCTGGAGGCGTTGCTATCCTTGTACACAACTCAATTCAACACACCGAAATTCATCTTCCACAAGACTTTGAGTCACTCTGCTCTAAAATCCAATCCAAGTATACCTTTAACATAATCTGCTCTTACATCCCACCAAGACAACATTTTACATGCAACAACCTTGAAAATGTATATAGCGATTTATCTTCCCCCACCCTCATTACCGGGGACTTCAATAGCTGGCATACGTTATGGGGTTCACCTAGGAAtaacaaaaaaggaaatacACTTTCCCAATTTATTCACCAATCTCCTCTAACCCTACTAAACGATGGTTCTCCCACACATTTCAGCACCCACAACACTCTCACACACGTCGATCTCACTCTCGCATCTGCGACCCTTGCCCTCGAATCCGTTTGGTTCATCGAGTCAAGTACGTTTGGAAGCGACCACTTTCCGATCATCACAACACTATTTGACACTACTTCTACCCCTACCTTCTTACCTAAATTCAAATTAGATGACGCAAACTGGACCAAATACGTCGAAGCTAGTAACTACTTCCACCTTCAACGGCCCATAACCCACAATCTTAATAAGGAAGCCGCTAACCTTAAAAGAATAGTTCACCAAAGCGCCAACTGTTCTATCCCACAATCCATATCTAATCCCCATTCTAAACGCACAGTACCATGGTGGAACGCTCACCTAGAAACacttaaaaaatcaaaaaacgCTTACTTTAATATCCTTCGACGAAACATCTCCAACACGAACATAATTAACTATAGAAGAGCCAATGCCCTTCTCAAACGCGAAATAAAAATAGCTAAACGTAACTCACTGGAAATATTCACCTCCGAAATTAATCCAAACTCTTCGACCTCCAAAATTTGGAGTAATCTTCGAAGATTCTGTGGACTCCGACCTAGAATCGGTATCCACTGCATCGCACAACCAAATTCAcccaataaaataacaaatagCTTAGAGATAGCCAATGAACTATGTTCCTTTTGGTCCTCCGAATCAAGTGAC is from Drosophila suzukii chromosome 3, CBGP_Dsuzu_IsoJpt1.0, whole genome shotgun sequence and encodes:
- the LOC139352796 gene encoding uncharacterized protein, whose product is MRCFNCLRIGHPSKYCKNAELCLSCSQPAHINLELGESCTNNLSCINCADRKYPNNNHHARDKVCPVLITYKEIQAIKAIQKVNNREAWTIYKTRHQHDGSLYSTVASPNHGRPQQQAAKISSTDFTPPPTTTTQQQDTTDNKKNGADQPSCSNIRPSIQYESEEEMATASDTSQPPTNDKSNFTTKI